The DNA region ATCGCCATCACCCGCGAGATCGCCGAAGCCGCCGCCAAACTCGGCATAGAGGTCCACGACCACATCATCATCGGCCGCAAGGGCCACACCTCGCTGAAGTCGCTGGGGTTGTTTTAACTCGATCGGATGCAGGATTGCGGTCCGGTGAGCGGCGATAGCTCAAGAACTGAGGAGCTCTGGCGTAGCGTTTAAGGGTGGTGCGTGGGCCTCTCCACCTTGACTCCCGCCCCCCTCCCGCGCTTCTTAGGCGGCGATTGATTTGCCTGCCGACGAGACCCCACGGAGTCGCCCATGATCCCGCGCTATTCCCGGCCCGAGATGGTCGCCATCAGTTAGCCTGAGAACAAGTTCCGCATCTGGTTCGAGATCGAGGCGCACGCCTGCGACGCGCAGGCCGAGTTGGGCGTGATCCCGAAGGAGGCGGCCAAGGCGGTCTGGGAGCGCGGCGCCTGGGAGATCGCGCGGATCGACGAGATCGAGGCCGAGACCAAGCACGACGTCATCGCCTTCCTGACCAATCTGGCCGAACACGTGGGGCCGGAGGCGCGCTTCGTGCACCAGGGCATGACCTCCTCCGACGTGCTGGACACCTGCCTTGCGGTACAGCTGACCCAGGCGAGCGATATCCTGCTGGCCGGCATGGACCGGGTGCTGGCCGCGCTGAAGACGCGGGCTTACGAGTACAAGGACACGGTCTGCCTCGGCCGCTCCCACGGCATCCACGCCGAGCCGACGACCTTCGGCCTGAAGCTCGCAGGGCACTACGCCGCCTTCAAGCGGGGCCGCGAGCGGCTGGAGGCCGCGCGCAAGGAGATCGCCACCTGCGCCATCTCCGGGGCCGTCGGCACCTTCGCCAACATCGATCCCTTCGTCGAAGCGCATGTGGCGAAGAAGCTGGGCCTCGCCGCCGAGCCGCACTCGACCCAGGTGATCCCGCGCGACCGCCACGCCATGTTCTTCGCCACCCTGGGCGTGATCGCCTCCTCGGTCGAGAACCTGGCGACCGAGATCCGCCACCTGCAACGCTCCGAAGTGCGCGAGGCGGAGGAGTACTTCTCGCCCGGCCAGAAGGGCTCCTCGGCCATGCCGCACAAGCGCAACCCGGTGCTGACCGAGAACCTGACCGGCCTTGCCCGCATCGTGCGCGCCGCCGTGGTTCCGGCGCTGGAGAACGTGGCCCTCTGGCACGAGCGCGACATCTCCCACTCCTCTGTGGAGCGCATGATCGGGCCGGACACGACCGTCACCCTGGACTTCGCGCTCAACCGCCTCGCGGGCGTCATCGAGAAGCTGCTGGTCTATCCCGAGGCCATGCAGAAGAACCTCGACATGCTGGGCGGGCTGGTCCATTCGCAGCGCGTGCTGCTGGGCCTGACCCAGGCGGGCATGAGCCGCGAGGACTCCTACAAGGCCGTGCAGCGCAACGCCATGAAGGTCTGGGAGGAGGGCAAGGACTTCCAGACCGAGCTGAAGGCCGACCCCGAAGTCGCCAAGCACATCCCCGAGGCGGACCTGGACGCGCTCTTCGATCTGGGCCACCACACCAAGAACGTAGATGTGATTTTCGAGCGCGTCTTCGCCGAATAAGAGAGACGGGCGCTTTATCTGTACTATTATGCCTTTCGTTACTTTTGTGACGAGAGGAGCCCGTCGTCATGCAGCGCAAGACCTTTTCCGCCGGAACCTTGATCTTCAGCGCTGAAGAGCATCCTGAAGAGGCCTATCTCCTGATGAGCGGCGAGGTGGAAATCCGCCGCGACGGCTTCACCGCCTCGCCGAAGCGAGGCGAGATCTTCGGGGAAAGCGCCTTGATGGGCCGCCCGCGCATGGCCTCCGCCAGCGCCAAGACCGATTGCAGCGTCCTGGTCTTCTCCCGCGAGGAGATGGAAGAGGCGATCCGCCGCGACCCGACCCAGGCCTTCGAGATCATCGACGGCCTCCTGACCCGCCTCGCCGACGTCACCGACCAGCTTAACAAGGCGCGGGCGGGGACGGGCTAACGCTCCCAGCCCTCCTCGAACACGAGCTTTTCCGCGCCGGTGAAGCGGCGTTGGCGTTCCAGTTCGGCCTCCAGGGCGGCGAGGCGGCCCTTGCTTCTGCGGACCTTGGGTTCCCACCAGAGGCCTTTGACGCGCAGTTCGCCGCAGTCGCGGTGGTGCTTCATGTCGATGCGCCCGACCAGCCTGTCGCCTTCCAGCAGCGGGAAGACGTAGTAGCCGTACTGGCGCTTGGCCTCCGGCACGAAGACTTCGATCCGGTAGGAAAAGCCGAAGATGCGTTCGGCCCGCGCGCGGTCGCGCAACAGGGGGTCGAAGGGGCTGAGCACGCGCAGGCGCGCGGGGGCGGCGCCGGCGGGTCGGCCGCCAGGGTCGGGACCTGCTCGCAGAGCGCCAGCAAGCGGCGCGCCGAGCCGTCGGCGTTCTCCACCGAGACCTCTCTCAGCCGTCCGTCGGCCAACCCCTGGGCGCACCAGCCCGCCGCCTCCTCCGCTGAGAGCGCGCCCCAGAAGCCCGCGATCTCGCCCGGCGTGGCGAAGAGCAGGCGGGAGAGCGCGCTGCGGCACTTCCAGTCCAGGAAGGCGCGCGGCTCGGGCGGCGGCGCGCGCTGCGGTTCCGGGATCACCCGTTCGGTCAGGTCGTAGACCTTCTGGAAGCCCTCGCGCCGCGCCACAGCGATGCTGCCGGTGCGCCAGAGGTATTCCAGCGCGATCTTCTCCGGGTGCCACTCCCACCAGCCGCCCTTGGGCTTCTTGCCTTCCTCGCCGAAGTCGCGGGCCATCAGCGGGCCCTCGCGCTCGATGCGGGTCAGCACCTGATGGAGAAAGGACTCGAAGTCCTTTCGGTGCCAGTCGCGCCAGCGCCCGGCGAGGCGCTCGCGGTCCCGCTCGAAGCGCGCGCGCCAGATCGGGAAGAAGCGGCTGGGAATGACCGAGGCGTCGTGGGTCCAGTTCTCGAAGAGCGCCGCCTTCTTCTCGACCAGCCGGGACAACTGCCTGTGGCGGTAGGTCTGGTTGCGGGCGAAGAGGATCTGGTGATGGGCCCGCTCCAGCGTGTTGATGGAATCGAGCTGCACGAAGCCGAGCCGCTCGATCGCCGCCAGAAGCTCCGCGTCGCTCTGCGCGCGGCGCGGCGTCTCGCCCAGGCCCTGCGCCTGGATCAGCAGGCGGCGGGCGCGGGCGTTGGAGATGGGCAGGCTGGCGTCTCTACTCATGGCTCCCATTCGAGAAATGCGGGTGGCGTCATCACGCGGCTTGCTGTTGAATTCTTCATAACCTCCTTGCCCGCCGTTACGCCAGCCAGAGCTTCAAGCAGAGGAGCGACCTTGCCCGAAGGCCGGACAAACGATCACAGCCTGCCGCCGCAGCAAAAGGGCCCCGCCGCCTGGCTGGGCCCGGAGATGGCTGCGCGGCCCGAAAGCTGGACCTGGCGCTTGAGCCCGGCCGAGGTGGCCGTGGTCGAGGGCGCGGCGGAGGCGGCGCTGGCCGCCGGGGGCGGCCGCCCGTCGATCCTGGAGCCGGAGGAATTCCCGCAGCCGCGGCTCGGCGCGAAGCTGACGGCGCTGCGCGGCGAACTGCTGTCGGGGCGCGGGTTTTCCTTGATCAAGGGGCTGCCCGCCGCGGACTGGCCGCTTGAGAAGGCGGCGGCGGCCTTCCTGGGCCTGGGGGCCTGGATCGGCGTTCCGCGCTCTCAGAACGCCAAGGGCCACCTGCTGGGCCACGTCGCCGACCTGGGGCTCGCCAGCAGCGATCCCAACGTGCGCATCTACCAGACCCACGAACGCCAGTCCTTCCACACGGACTCCTGCGATGTGGTGGGGCTGCTCTGCCTGAAACAGGCGCGTGCGGGAGGGGAGAGCCAGCTCGTCTCGGCGCTCACGCTCTGGAACGAGATGCTGGCGCGGCGTCCGGACCTGGCGCCCGAGCTGTTGCGCCCCGTCGCCATCGACCGGCGCGGCGAGGTGCCCGCGGGCGCCAAGCCCTGGTTCGAGATCGCGCCGCTTTCCTGGCATGCCGGGCAGTTGACGGTCCACTACCAGCGTCAGTACATCGACTCCGCCCAGAGGTTCGAGGAGGCCCCGCGCCTCAGCGACCGGCAGCGCGAGGCGCTCGACCTCTTCGACGCGCTGACCGACGATCCGGCGCTGAACTTCTCCATGCGGCTGGAGCCGGGGGACATGCAGTTCGTCTACAACCACGTCCTGTTGCACGACCGCGCGGCCTTCACCGACTGGCCGGAGCCCGAACGCCGCCGCCACCTGCTGCGGCTCTGGCTGGCAGCGCCCGGGGACCGTCCGCTGCCGGAGGCCTTCGCGGCGCGCTTCGGCTCGGTCGAGATCGGCGCGCGCGGCGGGATCGAGGTCCCCGGTTCGCGCCTGACCGTGCCGCTGGAGCCGTGAGTGCCCATGCTGCTTGACCGCATCACCGGGCTGATCCTGGCCGGCAGCGTCGTCTTCATGCTGGCGGGCGAGATACTGGGCGAGCCGCTGTTCCTGCTGGGCGCGTCGGCCTGCGTCGTCGCCTTCCTCGCCTGCAACACGGCGCGCGTGCCCTGGTCGCGCAAGGCCTTCGTGCTGGTCGGCCTGGCGCTCTTCGCGACGGCGCTCGCCACGCGGTCGGATTGGTGGAGCCTGACCGAGCGCGGCCTGGCGACCGGGGCCTTCGTCGCCGCCTTCTTCTCGGCGCTGGCGAGCCTGCGCTCGGCGGCGGGAACCTCCCACGACATCCGCCGCTGCGGGCGCTTCCTGGCCGAGCAGCCGCCGGGGCGGCGCTATCTGGCGCTGACGGCGGGCGGCCACCTCTTCGGCATCATGCTGCTGTACGGTGCGATCACCCTGCTTGGCAGCCTCGCCGAGGCCTCGGCCCGCAGCGAGCCGAACGAGGAGATCCGCCGCGTGCGCACCCGCCGCATGCTGCTGGCGATCCAGCGCGGCTTCATCGCGACGCTGAGCTGGTCGCCGCTCACCTTCTCCATGGCCATCACCTCCTCCATCGTCGAGGGGGCGAGCTGGGGCGGCGTGGTGGCCTATGGCCTGGTCAGTTCCATCATCCTGGCCGGGACCGGCTGGGCCATCGACACGATCTTCAAGCCCAAGCTGACCGTGCCGCGACCGGTCAGAGGCCGGACCGACAACCACTGGGAAAAGCTGGCGCCGCTCTTGATCCTGCTGGTCGTGCTGATGGGGCTGGTCGGGCTGCTGCACTTCGTAACCGGGCTCAAGACCGTGTCCGCCGTCATGCTGGTGGTGCCCTTCCTCAGCGCCGGGTGGATCCTCTTGCAGGGCCGCGGCTCCTGGCGCATGCGCGCCGCCTATCTCGGACGGCGCTCGAAGAAGTTCCTGGAGTCCGAGTTGGCGGTCTACAGGCCTGAGCTCGTGCTGCTGATCATGGCCGGCTTCATCGGCACGCTGGGCGCGGGCCTGTTGGCGCCCTGGATGGCCGAAAGCGGCTTCTCGCTCTCCGCCGTGCCGGTCTGGCTGCTGCTGCTGGGGCTGCTCTGGATGGTGCCGATCACCGGACAGATCGGCATGAACCCGATCCTGGCGGTTTCCCTGATCGCGCCGCTGATCCCCTCGGCGGCGGACTTCGGTATCTCGCCCAACATGATCGTGCTGGCGATCACGGCGGGCTGGGCCCTGAGCGGGGCCTCCTCTCCCTACACCGCGACGACGCTGATGGTGGGCGCGATCGGCAAGGTCTCGGCGCTCCACGTCGGCTGGCGCTGGAACGGGTACTACACCCTGGTCAGCGGGCTGCTGCTCTCGGCCTGGGTCCTCCTGGCCGCCTATCTCCTGGCCTAGCGGGCGCGGGAGGGGGGCTCAGATGGACTTCGGCTATTCCGCTTGGCAGGTCGCGGCGATCTTCGCGACCTATCTGCTGGCCGCCACGGCCAAGGGCGTGACGGGCCTCGGCTTTTCAACCCTCTGCCTGCCCTTCCTGGCGCTGACCGTGGGCCTCAAGGAGGCGCTGGCGCTGATCATCATCCCCTCGATCGCCTCCAACCTCATCGTCATGCGCCAGGCCGGGCGCTTCGGCGAGACCGTGAAGCGCTTCTGGCCGATGCTGCTGGCGACGCTGCCGGGTCTGGCGCTGGGGCTCTGGGCGCTGGCGCTGGTCGATGGGCGCCAGGCGGGCGGCGTGTTGGGGCTGGTCCTGCTGCTCTGGTGCGCCTTTTCCTTTGCGCGGCCCGAGCTTGCGATAGGCGAGCCCTGGGCGCGGCGGCTGGGGCCCGTGAGCGGCTTTCTGACCGGGGCGGTCAACGGTCTGACCGGCTCGCAGGTCATGCCCTCCATGCCCTACCTGATGGCGCTCAAGCTGGAGCGGAACCTGTTCCTCCAGACCATCAACTGCTCCTTCACGCTCTCCAGCCTCGTCATGGCCTTCGGGCTTCAGCGTCTGGGGCTCTTCGGGCCGGACGGGGTGGCCGTCTCGGCGCTGGGGGCGGGCGCCGCCTTCCTGGGGC from Limibacillus sp. includes:
- a CDS encoding JAB domain-containing protein; this encodes IAITREIAEAAAKLGIEVHDHIIIGRKGHTSLKSLGLF
- a CDS encoding cyclic nucleotide-binding domain-containing protein, with the translated sequence MQRKTFSAGTLIFSAEEHPEEAYLLMSGEVEIRRDGFTASPKRGEIFGESALMGRPRMASASAKTDCSVLVFSREEMEEAIRRDPTQAFEIIDGLLTRLADVTDQLNKARAGTG
- a CDS encoding TauD/TfdA family dioxygenase; this translates as MPEGRTNDHSLPPQQKGPAAWLGPEMAARPESWTWRLSPAEVAVVEGAAEAALAAGGGRPSILEPEEFPQPRLGAKLTALRGELLSGRGFSLIKGLPAADWPLEKAAAAFLGLGAWIGVPRSQNAKGHLLGHVADLGLASSDPNVRIYQTHERQSFHTDSCDVVGLLCLKQARAGGESQLVSALTLWNEMLARRPDLAPELLRPVAIDRRGEVPAGAKPWFEIAPLSWHAGQLTVHYQRQYIDSAQRFEEAPRLSDRQREALDLFDALTDDPALNFSMRLEPGDMQFVYNHVLLHDRAAFTDWPEPERRRHLLRLWLAAPGDRPLPEAFAARFGSVEIGARGGIEVPGSRLTVPLEP
- a CDS encoding sulfite exporter TauE/SafE family protein produces the protein MDFGYSAWQVAAIFATYLLAATAKGVTGLGFSTLCLPFLALTVGLKEALALIIIPSIASNLIVMRQAGRFGETVKRFWPMLLATLPGLALGLWALALVDGRQAGGVLGLVLLLWCAFSFARPELAIGEPWARRLGPVSGFLTGAVNGLTGSQVMPSMPYLMALKLERNLFLQTINCSFTLSSLVMAFGLQRLGLFGPDGVAVSALGAGAAFLGLGLGARLRRRLSPEGFRRALLAMLSVMGVSLLVRAF